A region from the Salicibibacter cibarius genome encodes:
- the plsX gene encoding phosphate acyltransferase PlsX — MKIAIDAMGGDNAPKAQVAGTLAAVRAFEDLEVTLVGDEEKINPHLSGHERIKVLHTTSVIENDETPTQAVRRKKDSSMVLAVKEVRESRADASISAGNTGALMSTGLLQIGRIEGLERPALAPMLPTLDGEGFLLLDVGANIEARAAHLFQYGIMGDVYMRRVKNRKQPKVGLLNIGAEEGKGNELSKQAYEQMQEANFTFIGNVEARDVLNGVCDVVVCDGFSGNILLKSIEGTAEALFSILKTELSSTMKNKLAAAALKPSFKGIKQKLSYSHYGGAGLFGLKAPVVKAHGSSDHTAFFHAIRQARQMVSEDVAGVIAADLQKQRRE, encoded by the coding sequence ATGAAAATAGCCATAGACGCAATGGGAGGCGACAATGCCCCGAAAGCACAAGTAGCCGGGACGTTAGCAGCTGTCCGGGCATTTGAAGACCTTGAAGTGACACTCGTTGGTGATGAGGAGAAGATTAACCCTCATCTATCGGGCCATGAGCGCATAAAAGTGTTGCACACGACGAGTGTGATCGAAAATGATGAGACCCCGACCCAGGCGGTGCGCCGTAAAAAAGATTCCTCGATGGTTCTGGCCGTCAAGGAAGTGCGCGAAAGCCGGGCGGACGCGAGTATATCCGCGGGCAATACGGGCGCACTGATGTCCACCGGTTTATTGCAAATCGGACGCATTGAAGGGTTGGAGCGCCCGGCGCTGGCACCGATGCTGCCGACTCTTGACGGGGAAGGGTTCCTTCTCTTGGATGTGGGCGCCAACATTGAAGCGCGCGCGGCTCATTTGTTCCAATACGGCATTATGGGCGATGTCTATATGCGCCGCGTCAAAAATCGCAAACAACCGAAGGTAGGATTGCTAAACATCGGTGCCGAAGAAGGAAAAGGCAATGAATTATCCAAACAAGCATATGAACAAATGCAAGAAGCCAACTTTACATTCATCGGCAATGTCGAGGCACGAGATGTATTGAACGGTGTTTGCGATGTCGTCGTTTGCGACGGCTTTTCCGGAAATATTTTACTGAAATCCATCGAAGGTACAGCTGAAGCGCTGTTTTCCATTTTAAAAACGGAGCTCAGCTCGACGATGAAAAACAAACTGGCGGCAGCAGCTTTGAAGCCTTCATTTAAGGGAATCAAGCAAAAATTAAGCTATTCCCATTACGGGGGTGCCGGTTTGTTTGGCTTGAAGGCGCCTGTAGTAAAAGCCCATGGTTCGTCTGATCACACCGCTTTTTTTCATGCCATACGCCAAGCCAGGCAGATGGTTTCCGAAGATGTAGCAGGTGTTATCGCAGCTGATTTGCAAAAACAGAGGAGGGAATGA
- the fapR gene encoding transcription factor FapR, translated as MKKTKAVRKQELEDTIEADPFITDEALAERFGVSVQTIRLDRSELRIPEVRTRIKQLAETNHDDVRALQNEEVIGEIVDLQLDEQAISILDITDDHVFTRNGIARGHHLFAQANSLAVAIINDAFAVTGRANIRFTRQVYTGERVVAKAKIKKRSHGFPVITVKSYVNQTLVFKGEFVMSRGKEA; from the coding sequence ATGAAAAAAACGAAAGCTGTACGAAAACAGGAACTGGAAGACACAATAGAAGCCGATCCTTTTATTACGGATGAGGCCTTGGCCGAGCGTTTTGGCGTCAGTGTGCAAACGATTCGCCTCGATCGGTCCGAGTTAAGAATTCCGGAAGTCCGAACGCGCATCAAGCAACTCGCCGAAACAAATCATGATGATGTGCGAGCCTTACAAAACGAAGAAGTAATCGGAGAAATCGTCGATTTGCAATTGGATGAACAGGCGATTTCCATCCTCGATATTACCGATGACCATGTATTTACGCGCAACGGCATCGCGAGGGGCCATCACCTCTTCGCGCAGGCGAACTCGCTCGCGGTTGCCATCATCAACGACGCGTTCGCGGTCACCGGGCGGGCGAACATTCGTTTCACGCGCCAAGTCTACACTGGTGAACGGGTTGTGGCGAAGGCAAAAATAAAAAAACGCAGTCACGGCTTTCCGGTGATTACCGTGAAAAGCTATGTCAACCAAACCCTCGTTTTCAAAGGGGAGTTCGTCATGTCGAGAGGAAAAGAAGCATGA
- the recG gene encoding ATP-dependent DNA helicase RecG: MTSLKKTQTSIEALKGVGPETVKELNRLGIFTWEDLLWHLPHRYENVAIRPVEELEHDAQATLAGTVQGPPNVKYYGAKKNRLSFRLFADGHLVQVVAFNRAFLKNKLQPETKVNVTGKWDRYRATLTAQRIEFGDVDETRAYSPVYTITGKLTVRQLENWIKQVIQQGVFPEEVLPASLRKKYKLPTIADALSTLHQPENAQALKNARRRVVYEEFLRFQLRIQAYKRTRRKNERAQPTEIDEAATRRFVQGLPFALTDAQVRSLREILADIQADHKMNRLLQGDVGSGKTVVAACAMYAVVSAGKQTALMVPTEILASQHAESLAEFFHLYGMELALLTGSTKAARRREIHAGLESGEISVIVGTHALIQSTVPFHDLGLVITDEQHRFGVEQRRALRDKGNPDALFMTATPIPRTLAITAYGDMDVSRIDEQPSGRKAVKTYWAKPDMLERVIAFVRKETSAGKQAYVICPLIEESEQLDVQNAIDIHAQLEELMPGNHIGLLHGRLRDEEKETAMDEFTSGAIDVLVATTVVEVGVNVANATIMVIYDADRFGLSQLHQLRGRVGRGESQSYCILLSDPASETGKERMRIMAETTDGFVLAEKDLQLRGPGDLLGQKQSGMPEFRLADPVHDYRALDTARQDASTLLDSEAFWNHPDYQLLRDYVQGSGATSGEKLD, translated from the coding sequence ATGACAAGCCTAAAAAAAACGCAAACGAGTATTGAGGCGCTAAAAGGCGTAGGCCCGGAGACGGTAAAGGAGTTGAACCGCCTCGGTATTTTCACATGGGAAGATTTGCTCTGGCATTTGCCCCATCGCTATGAAAATGTGGCCATCCGCCCGGTGGAAGAATTGGAACACGATGCGCAAGCCACCCTTGCCGGCACCGTTCAAGGGCCGCCCAATGTCAAATACTACGGGGCCAAAAAAAACCGTCTTTCTTTTCGTTTATTTGCCGATGGGCACCTCGTTCAAGTCGTCGCTTTTAATCGTGCGTTTTTAAAAAATAAGCTTCAACCGGAGACGAAAGTGAATGTGACCGGAAAGTGGGATCGGTATCGCGCCACGCTCACTGCCCAAAGAATCGAGTTCGGAGACGTTGATGAGACGCGCGCCTATTCCCCCGTGTATACCATAACCGGCAAACTGACGGTCCGCCAATTGGAAAACTGGATTAAACAAGTCATCCAACAAGGTGTGTTTCCGGAGGAAGTGCTCCCTGCTTCCTTGCGAAAAAAATACAAGTTGCCGACGATCGCCGATGCCCTTTCGACGCTTCATCAACCGGAAAACGCGCAAGCGCTTAAAAACGCGAGACGCCGTGTTGTTTACGAGGAATTCCTCCGTTTTCAATTACGCATCCAGGCGTATAAACGCACGCGCAGAAAAAATGAACGGGCGCAGCCGACAGAGATCGATGAAGCCGCTACCCGCCGATTTGTGCAGGGGCTTCCGTTTGCACTTACCGATGCACAGGTGCGTTCGCTTCGTGAAATTCTCGCCGACATTCAAGCAGATCATAAGATGAATCGGCTCCTGCAAGGGGACGTCGGTTCTGGGAAAACCGTCGTCGCCGCGTGCGCCATGTACGCGGTCGTGAGTGCTGGGAAGCAAACCGCGTTGATGGTGCCGACCGAGATCCTCGCTTCTCAACATGCCGAAAGCCTTGCTGAATTTTTTCATCTCTACGGCATGGAACTCGCGCTTTTGACCGGTTCAACGAAAGCCGCCCGCCGCAGGGAAATCCATGCCGGCCTGGAGAGCGGTGAGATTTCGGTGATCGTCGGCACGCACGCGTTGATCCAGTCGACGGTTCCTTTTCATGATCTTGGCCTCGTTATCACCGATGAACAGCACCGTTTCGGCGTGGAACAACGGCGAGCACTGCGGGATAAAGGGAATCCGGACGCTTTGTTTATGACGGCAACCCCTATTCCCCGCACGCTCGCGATAACGGCATACGGTGATATGGACGTGTCCCGTATTGATGAACAGCCGAGCGGGCGAAAAGCCGTGAAAACGTACTGGGCAAAACCCGATATGCTCGAGCGCGTCATTGCTTTTGTCCGCAAAGAAACGTCCGCGGGAAAACAAGCATACGTCATCTGTCCGCTCATTGAAGAATCCGAGCAATTGGACGTGCAAAACGCGATCGATATCCACGCCCAATTGGAAGAACTAATGCCTGGTAACCACATCGGGCTTTTGCATGGCCGTTTGCGGGACGAAGAAAAAGAAACGGCGATGGATGAATTTACGAGCGGAGCCATTGATGTCCTCGTGGCCACAACCGTCGTGGAGGTAGGCGTCAATGTTGCCAACGCCACGATCATGGTCATTTATGATGCGGACCGCTTTGGGCTCTCACAACTCCATCAGCTTCGCGGACGCGTTGGGCGCGGCGAGTCCCAGTCCTATTGCATATTGCTGAGCGATCCCGCGTCGGAAACAGGAAAAGAACGCATGCGTATTATGGCCGAGACGACCGACGGGTTTGTTTTGGCGGAAAAAGACTTGCAGTTGCGCGGCCCGGGCGACCTTCTCGGACAAAAACAAAGCGGCATGCCCGAGTTCCGCCTCGCCGATCCCGTCCATGATTACCGGGCGTTGGACACCGCCCGGCAAGATGCGAGCACGTTGCTCGACTCGGAGGCATTTTGGAATCATCCGGATTATCAACTTTTGCGAGACTACGTGCAAGGATCAGGCGCAACTTCCGGGGAAAAATTGGATTAA
- a CDS encoding DegV family protein, giving the protein MARVKVVTDSTADIPKDLLEELDITVVPLNVNFGENETYTDGETLTPSGFYEKLQKSGVMPTTSQPSPYDFETLYNRLAEEDTVIFSIHLSSQLSGTYQAATLGAEEAEANVEVIDSKRASYAFGIIVTDIARLAKNGADSDECRERLEHLLQHTKVFFMVDTLEYLEKNGRIGKASALLGSLLKMKPILSLTEEGEVYPYEKVRGRKKAMARIVTELETIYGDQPIHLGLSNAIAADTAETMATDVKAKLNVVSDVTTEIGAVIGAHVGPGTIAVTAAPAQENEGRD; this is encoded by the coding sequence ATGGCACGGGTAAAAGTGGTGACAGACAGTACCGCGGACATTCCAAAGGATTTATTGGAAGAATTGGACATTACAGTCGTTCCGTTAAATGTTAATTTTGGGGAAAATGAAACGTACACGGACGGAGAAACGTTAACCCCGTCGGGTTTTTATGAAAAATTACAAAAAAGCGGCGTTATGCCGACGACCTCCCAACCATCCCCTTATGATTTTGAGACGCTTTACAATCGGCTCGCGGAGGAAGATACAGTTATTTTTTCCATTCATTTATCGTCCCAATTAAGCGGGACGTATCAAGCGGCAACGCTCGGAGCGGAAGAAGCGGAGGCAAATGTCGAAGTCATTGATTCCAAACGGGCAAGCTATGCGTTCGGCATTATTGTTACCGATATAGCCCGCCTCGCCAAAAACGGTGCCGACAGCGATGAATGTCGAGAACGGCTTGAACACTTATTGCAACATACAAAGGTTTTTTTCATGGTGGATACCCTTGAATATTTGGAAAAAAACGGGCGGATTGGGAAAGCTTCGGCGCTGCTCGGATCGCTATTAAAAATGAAACCGATTCTGTCGCTGACCGAAGAAGGAGAAGTCTATCCATACGAGAAAGTCCGGGGGCGCAAAAAGGCGATGGCGCGGATCGTCACCGAGCTTGAAACAATTTATGGGGATCAACCGATTCACTTAGGCCTTTCCAACGCGATTGCCGCTGATACGGCGGAAACGATGGCTACAGACGTGAAGGCAAAGCTCAACGTTGTGTCTGACGTGACGACGGAAATCGGAGCCGTCATCGGCGCGCACGTTGGACCGGGAACAATCGCGGTGACGGCCGCTCCGGCACAAGAAAACGAGGGAAGGGATTAG